In one window of Bifidobacterium sp. WK041_4_12 DNA:
- the rpsO gene encoding 30S ribosomal protein S15, which translates to MALTAQEKQEIVTKYATHEGDTGSPEVQVALLTKRISDLTEHLKEHKHDHHSRRGLLLMVGDRRRLLDYLQRVDIERYRSLISNLGLRR; encoded by the coding sequence GTGGCACTTACGGCACAGGAAAAGCAAGAGATCGTCACCAAGTACGCGACGCATGAGGGTGATACGGGTTCTCCCGAAGTTCAAGTTGCGTTGCTGACCAAGCGCATCAGCGACCTGACCGAGCACCTGAAAGAACACAAGCACGACCACCATTCACGTCGTGGTTTGCTTCTGATGGTTGGCGACCGTCGTCGTCTGCTCGATTATCTACAGCGAGTTGACATCGAACGTTACCGTTCATTGATCAGCAATCTGGGATTGCGCCGATAA